The window GGTCTCGGTGACTCGGGGGTGATCATCGGCCGCGAGGTGTATTCCGGCAAGGGCTACATCTACGACCCCTTCCAGCTGTACGGCCAGCAGCTCCCCGCCCCGCACTGGCTGGTCCTCGGCGAGTCCGGCAACGGCAAGTCGGCCCTGGAGAAGACGTACGTCCTACGACAGCTGCGCTTCCGCGACCGCCAGGTCGTCGTCCTCGACGCACAGGGCGAGGACGGCGTCGGCGAGTGGAACCTCATCGCGCAGGAGCTGGGAATAACTCCCATCCGCCTGGACCCGACGGCGGCCCTGGACATGGGGATCCGCCTCAACCCGCTCGACCCCGCGATCACGACGACAGGCCAGCTGGCCCTGCTCCGGACGATCATCGAGGTCGCGATGGGCCACGGCCTCGACGAGCGCTCGGGCTTCGCCCTGAAGGTCGCGCACGCCTACGTCAACGAGACCATCCTCGAGCGCCAGCCGGTCCTGACCGACATCGTCGAGCAGCTACGGCACCCCGAGCCGGAGTCGGCGGAGGCGATGAACGTCGCCATAGACGACGTACGGGCCTGGGGCCTGGACGTGGCGCTGGTGCTGGACCGTCTGGTCGACGGTGACCTGCGCGGCATGTTCGACGGTCCGACCACGGTCGGCATCGACCTCGACGCGCCGCTCATTGTGTTCGATTTGTCCCACATCGACCGCAACTCCATCGCCATGCCGATCCTGATGGCGATCGTCGGCGTTTGGCTGGAGCACACCTGGATCCGCCCCGACCGGAAGAAGCGCATCTTCCTGGTCGAGGAGGCCTGGCACATCATCAACAGCCCCTTCGTGGCCCAGCTCTTCCAGCGCCTGCTGAAGTTCGGCCGACGCCTGGGCCTGTCCTTCGTCGCCGTCGTCCACCACCTGTCCGACGTCGTGGACGGCGCGGCGGCGAAGGAGGCCGCCGCGATCCTGAAGATGGCGTCGACCAGGACGATCTACGCCCAGAAGGCGGACGAGGCGAGGGCGACGGGCCGCGTGCTGGGCCTGCCACGCTGGGCGGTGGAGATCATCCCCAGCCTCACCCCCGGCATCGCGGTGTGGGACGTCAACGGCAACGTCCAGGTCGTCAAACACCTGATCACGGAGACAGAACGCCCCCTGGTCTTCACCGACCGCGCGATGACCGAGTCGTCCGCCGACCGCGACCTGGCCGACGACGCCCTGCGCGCCGCCGAGCTGGAGGCGGAGGAACGGGCGGCGGCCTTCGTGGAGCAGCACCTCGGCGACTCCGAATCGACGGTGGCGTAGGGCTAGGGGGTCAGCGTGAGACCGGACAGACCAGGCAGACCGGACGACCGCCGTGGACAGCGGGACGGCCAAGGGGGCATTCCCGACGGCCTGCTGATCGGCATACTCGCCTTCCTCCTGGGCATGACGCTGCTGGTCTGGACGGCGACGGGCCTGGCGGCCTGGTTCGCCCACGGCGCCTGGCCCTCCGGCGTCACCTTCACCCGCACGCCCCTGGCCATGCGCTCCCTGATCGCCCAGCCCCACGACATCCCGGGCGCGTGGCCGGAGACCCCGCAGGGGGAGCTGTCCGGGTACGGCCTGTTCTGGGGGCTGTTCATCGGCCAGCTGATGGTCCTGATCGTGCTGACCGTGTTCGTGTTGGGCACGGTGGCACGGTGGCGGGCGGTCAGGGCGGGGCGGCGCGTGGGGAAGACCGGAGCCGGGGAAGGGCCGGGGCCGGCGGAAACACCGGCCCCGGCACCCGTGTCGGTGCCGGCACCGGCACCCGCACCGGCTTCACATGACGTACCGGCGCCCAGAACGGAGCCACAGCCGGAGCCAACGGGGCCCGGGACCGACCCCCACACATCTCTGCTCGGCGAACGGGCGGGCGGCTGGGAAAGGCTCGTCGTAGCCACGAGGGAGAGCCGCCACACCACCGCGGCCCAGGCCGTACGCGACGCGGAGGGCCCCGCCCTCGTAGTCACCTCGAACCCGGCCCTCTGGCAGGACACAAAGGACGCCCGCTCAAAACTCGGCCCAGTCCTCCTCTACGACCCCACCCACCTCTGCGACACCCCGGCCCGCATCCACTGGTCCCCCACAACGGGCTGCGAGGACAAACAGACCGCGGCCGCAAGAGCCACCGCCCTCCTGACCCCGGTCCGCCCCACCTCCCGCCTGGACCAAGCGGTCAGCGACACCGCCGAAACGCTACTGCGCAGCTACCTCCACGCCGCGGCCATCGACGGCCGCACCATCCGCCACGTCCACCGCTGGTCCCAGGGCACCCAGATCCAGGACGCCGTACGAACCCTCCGTACCAACCCGAAGGCGGCCCCAGGCGCGGCAGGCGAACTCGAAGCCGCCCTCACAGCCCACCCCGAACGCCGGGACATGGCCCAGGAGTTGACGACCCGCGCCCTCTCCGCCCTCTCCACGGTCAACATCCGAGAGTCCTGCACTCCAAACCGAACTGATGCCCTCACCTTGGATTCCTTCGTCCATGAAGGGGGCACGCTTTATGTGGTGGGTGAATCCATCGAGGACCCCAGAGCCAACCCGGGCGCCATGCCACTCCTGACGGCCCTCGCCGCAAGCGTGGTCGAGCGCGGCCGGCGCATGGCCGAACGGTCATCCTCCGGTCGCCTCGACCCACCACTGACGCTCGTCCTGGACGACGTCGCCGCCGTGGCTCCGCTTCCCCAGCTGCCGGAGCTGCTGGCCACCGGAGCGGACCGGGGCATGCCGACCCTGGCCCTGCTCCGGTCCCGGGAACAGGCCCGCTCCCGCTGGCCCCACGACGAACTCCCCGTCTAGACAGGCCAGTTACGGGCGCCGCAGCCCCTCACGGCCGCTCGATGACGAACTCCAACTCGGCGTCTTCCGAACCCTCACCGAGCGGCACGCTCACCCCGCTCGGCACGAACCCCACCTTCCGGTAGAACCGCTGCGCCCGCCCGTTCTCCTCGTGCACGATCAGCCGCACCCGCTCCACACCACGCGCCCACGACCACTGCAGAGCGGCGTCGAACAGCACCTCGGTCAGCCCGATCCCCCGCTCCTCGGGCCGTACGAACACAGCGACGACATGCCCCTGCTTCCGCTCGACCGGAAGCCCCGCCCAGTCGGTCGTCCCCGGCTCCTCGACCAGCACGGTCAGCGTCCCGACCCACCCCCCGTCCGGCCCCTCGGCGATGATCGTCTGCGCCTTCTCGGCCCCCTCGCAGGCCCCCGCGGCCCGCTCCTGCCAGAAGGAGTCGGGCTGGGCCACGGCCTCCTCATAGGTCGTCAGATAGGCGATCGGCGCGACCGGATCCCGCAGCGCGGCGAGCCGCAACTCCTTCGCGGCGGGCCACTCGTCGGCGCGTATGGACCGGATGACGTAGGCCCCGGGGTTCGTGGTGCTCATGACCGCCACCGTAGTACCCGGGTACGACATCGCTCACCCGGAATACTCCCCACGGTGCTGTTCCGCCCCATGGCGCGCCCCGCACGATGGACCTCGTGGACAACGTGGACCAGGCGCAGGCGGACCAGGCAGACCGGGTGACACAAGAGCGAGCGACGACGGAACCCCTCACCCAGCACATCCAGCGCATCAGCCGCCGCGTGCGCGCCTTCGACCACCGCCACCCGCTCGTCTGGGACATGCACCTCACCGGCTTCTGGGTGACGGCGGCTTTGATCGACTACTACGGCGGCGGCTGGCTCAACGTGGCCCGCGACCGCGACAACCCCGGCTGGCTGATCCTCACCCTGAGCCTCGGCCTCTCCGTCCCCCTCCTCCAGCGCCGCACCCACCCCCGCGCCGTACTCCTCGCCATCGCCCCCTTCGCCCTCGTCAACGCCTGGACCGGCGCCGCCCTCCAAGCGGTCCTGCTCCAACTGCTCGTCGTCTTCCACATCGCCCTGCGCCGCCCCTCGCGCAATCTGTGGTGGGCGGCGGCCCTGATCACCACGCCCATCGCCGTGATGGCCGCCCGCCACCCGCAGGGGAGCCCGGACCGCGACATCGTGCCCGTGCTGATGTCCATAGCCGTGGCGACAGCCATCGGCATCACCGTCCGCACCCGCCGCGAGCACACCGAGGCCCTCGAAGACCGCGCCCGCCGCCTGGAGATCGAACGCGACCAGCAGGCCCAAATCGCCACCGCGGCCGAGCGCGCCCGCATCGCCCGCGAGATGCACGACATCATCGGCCACAACCTCTCCGTCATCACCGGCCTGGCCGACGGCGGCCAGTACGCGGCCGCCAAGTCCCCCGAACGCGCCGCCCAGGCCCTCCAAGCCATCGGCACCACCAGCCGCCAGGCCCTCGGCGAACTACGCCGCCTGCTGGACGTCCTACGCGAGGACAACCACCCCCACACCCCCCACCCCGAACTGACCCCCCAACCCACCCTCACCGACCTCGACCAGCTCATCAACGGCGTACGCGCCGCAGGCCTCCCCGTCACCACCACCATCCACGGCACCCCGAGCCTCCCCCCGGGCCGCCAGCTCACGGTCTACCGCGTCATCCAGGAGGCCCTCACCAACACCCTCAAACACACCGGCCCCGGCACCACGGCGGCCATAGAGCTCTCGTACGAGAAGAAGGGCGCCGTCACCGCGACCGTGACCGACACCGGCAGCGGCGGCCCCGGCGCCGCTCAGTCCACGGGCGGCCGCGGTCTGCCCGGAATGCACGAGCGAACGGCCCTGTACGGCGGCACACTTGAGGCCGGCCCACGCCCCCACCCCGAGCAGGGCTGGCGCGTCCACCTGCACCTCCCGGAGGAAACCCACCAGTGATCACCGTCCTCATCGCCGACGACCAGCCCCTCCAGCGCTTCGGCTTCCGGATGCTCCTGGAAAGTCAGGACGACATGACGGTGCTGGGTGAAGCGGCCAACGGCAGCGAGGCGATCCACATGACCGCGGAACTCAACCCCGAAGTGGTCCTGATGGACGTCCGCATGCCCGGCCTGGACGGCATCGAGGCCACCCGCCGCATCACCACCGCCGGCGACCGCACCCGGGTCCTCATCCTCACGACCTTCGACCTCGACGAGTACGCCTACGCCGGACTCCGCGCAGGCGCCTCCGGCTTCCTCGTCAAGGACGCCCAGCCGGAGGAACTCCTCTCCGGCATCCGCGCAGTGGCCACGGGCGACGCGGTGGTCGCCCCCAGCCTGACCCGCCGCCTCCTCGACGCTTACGCCCACCATCTACCGGCGCAGACCCCGGCCGGCAGCCCGGACCCAACGGCCCTGGACGCCCGCCTGACCGCCCTCACCGACCGCGAACGCGAGATCCTCACGGTGATCGGCAAAGGCTGGACGAACACGGAGATAGCCTCACGCCTTCACCTGGCCGAGTCGACGGTGAAAACCCACGTGGGCCGCATCCTCGCGAAGACGGGATCGCGGGATCGCATTCAAGCGGTGATTCTGGCGTACGACACGGAACTGGTAAAACCGTCCTGAAACACGAAAAGGCCCACACCATAAGGTGTGGGCCTTTTCCAAAATTTGTTCGGCGGCGTCCTACTCTCCCACAGGGTCCCCCCTGCAGTACCATCGGCGCTGTAAGGCTTAGCTTCCGGGTTCGGAATGTAACCGGGCGTTTCCCTCACGCTATAACCACCGAAACACTATGAAACTATCCAGCCGCACCACACCGTGACCTGGCATGGGGCTGTTCGTGGTTTCAGAACCAACACAGTGGACGCGAGCAACTGAGGACAAGCCCTCGGCCTATTAGTACCGGTCACCTCCACACGTTACCGTGCTTCCAGATCCGGCCTATCAACCCAGTCGTCTACTGGGAGCCTTACCCCATCAAGTGGGTGGGAGTCCTCATCTCGAAGCAGGCTTCCCGCTTAGATGCTTTCAGCGGTTATCCCTCCCGAACGTAGCCAACCAGCCATGCCCTTGGCAGAACAACTGGCACACCAGAGGTTCGTCCGTCCCGGTCCTCTCGTACTAGGGACAGCCCTTCTCAAGACTCCTACGCGCACAGCGGATAGGGACCGAACTGTCTCACGACGTTCTAAACCCAGCTCGCGTACCGCTTTAATGGGCGAACAGCCCAACCCTTGGGACCGACTCCAGCCCCAGGATGCGACGAGCCGACATCGAGGTGCCAAACCATCCCGTCGATATGGACTCTTGGGGAAGATCAGCCTGTTATCCCCGGGGTACCTT of the Streptomyces sp. T12 genome contains:
- a CDS encoding type IV secretory system conjugative DNA transfer family protein: MRPDRPGRPDDRRGQRDGQGGIPDGLLIGILAFLLGMTLLVWTATGLAAWFAHGAWPSGVTFTRTPLAMRSLIAQPHDIPGAWPETPQGELSGYGLFWGLFIGQLMVLIVLTVFVLGTVARWRAVRAGRRVGKTGAGEGPGPAETPAPAPVSVPAPAPAPASHDVPAPRTEPQPEPTGPGTDPHTSLLGERAGGWERLVVATRESRHTTAAQAVRDAEGPALVVTSNPALWQDTKDARSKLGPVLLYDPTHLCDTPARIHWSPTTGCEDKQTAAARATALLTPVRPTSRLDQAVSDTAETLLRSYLHAAAIDGRTIRHVHRWSQGTQIQDAVRTLRTNPKAAPGAAGELEAALTAHPERRDMAQELTTRALSALSTVNIRESCTPNRTDALTLDSFVHEGGTLYVVGESIEDPRANPGAMPLLTALAASVVERGRRMAERSSSGRLDPPLTLVLDDVAAVAPLPQLPELLATGADRGMPTLALLRSREQARSRWPHDELPV
- a CDS encoding sensor histidine kinase codes for the protein MDLVDNVDQAQADQADRVTQERATTEPLTQHIQRISRRVRAFDHRHPLVWDMHLTGFWVTAALIDYYGGGWLNVARDRDNPGWLILTLSLGLSVPLLQRRTHPRAVLLAIAPFALVNAWTGAALQAVLLQLLVVFHIALRRPSRNLWWAAALITTPIAVMAARHPQGSPDRDIVPVLMSIAVATAIGITVRTRREHTEALEDRARRLEIERDQQAQIATAAERARIAREMHDIIGHNLSVITGLADGGQYAAAKSPERAAQALQAIGTTSRQALGELRRLLDVLREDNHPHTPHPELTPQPTLTDLDQLINGVRAAGLPVTTTIHGTPSLPPGRQLTVYRVIQEALTNTLKHTGPGTTAAIELSYEKKGAVTATVTDTGSGGPGAAQSTGGRGLPGMHERTALYGGTLEAGPRPHPEQGWRVHLHLPEETHQ
- a CDS encoding GNAT family N-acetyltransferase — encoded protein: MSTTNPGAYVIRSIRADEWPAAKELRLAALRDPVAPIAYLTTYEEAVAQPDSFWQERAAGACEGAEKAQTIIAEGPDGGWVGTLTVLVEEPGTTDWAGLPVERKQGHVVAVFVRPEERGIGLTEVLFDAALQWSWARGVERVRLIVHEENGRAQRFYRKVGFVPSGVSVPLGEGSEDAELEFVIERP
- a CDS encoding ATP-binding protein produces the protein MRDPLSVLTDAFTSFLFGKVETTRLPVRTSTGQAQAVYLPTAAPGLGDSGVIIGREVYSGKGYIYDPFQLYGQQLPAPHWLVLGESGNGKSALEKTYVLRQLRFRDRQVVVLDAQGEDGVGEWNLIAQELGITPIRLDPTAALDMGIRLNPLDPAITTTGQLALLRTIIEVAMGHGLDERSGFALKVAHAYVNETILERQPVLTDIVEQLRHPEPESAEAMNVAIDDVRAWGLDVALVLDRLVDGDLRGMFDGPTTVGIDLDAPLIVFDLSHIDRNSIAMPILMAIVGVWLEHTWIRPDRKKRIFLVEEAWHIINSPFVAQLFQRLLKFGRRLGLSFVAVVHHLSDVVDGAAAKEAAAILKMASTRTIYAQKADEARATGRVLGLPRWAVEIIPSLTPGIAVWDVNGNVQVVKHLITETERPLVFTDRAMTESSADRDLADDALRAAELEAEERAAAFVEQHLGDSESTVA
- a CDS encoding response regulator transcription factor translates to MITVLIADDQPLQRFGFRMLLESQDDMTVLGEAANGSEAIHMTAELNPEVVLMDVRMPGLDGIEATRRITTAGDRTRVLILTTFDLDEYAYAGLRAGASGFLVKDAQPEELLSGIRAVATGDAVVAPSLTRRLLDAYAHHLPAQTPAGSPDPTALDARLTALTDREREILTVIGKGWTNTEIASRLHLAESTVKTHVGRILAKTGSRDRIQAVILAYDTELVKPS